In a single window of the Carassius carassius chromosome 26, fCarCar2.1, whole genome shotgun sequence genome:
- the ints13 gene encoding integrator complex subunit 13: MFSVSHKTAFVVDHCPYMAESSRQLIECDMLTKSRSQGVIPLAPVSKSLWTCAIECSMEYCRILFDVYPTWKLVNYIVSDSEVHILNSWKQEEQNTHELMAALAAVGPPNPRQDPECCSVLHGLVAAVESLCKITEYQHESRTTLMDTADRVANRGRIICLTNAKSDTHVRMLEDCVLETIQDQNKRAAGSDRLMPIQQCELVLVHIYPQGEETLVSDRQKKELSSVLSSEVHSVRAGRYLATKLNVLVQQHFDLASTTITNIPMKEEQHANTSANYDVELLHHRDAHMEFIKSGDLHMAGSTSRDSGLKETVTLKWCTPRTNSVELHYCTGAYRISPVDVNSRPSSCLTNFLLNGRSVLLEQPRKSGSKVISHMLSSHGGEIFLHVLNSTRSTLEDPPSISEGCGGRVTDYRITDFGEFMRENRLTPFPDSMINAAGRTPVERAKSQLERYTRYWPMIISQTTIFNMQAVVPLANLIVKDTLTDEDVLTCQKTVYNLVDMERKSDPLPISTVGSRGKGPKRDEQYRIMWNELETLVKAHVGTSERHQRVLDCIGACRSKPPEEEERKKRGRKRDDKEDKTEKNGKDTEEKGWTTDSERLKGVMEREKDEPSECEIIKDSPDSPEPLNKKPRLATEEQQPPEKSKGPVSLLTLWTNRITQANSRKHQEFAGRLSSVNNKAELYQHLKEENGMDVHENGKATR, encoded by the exons ATGTTCTCAGTTTCACACAAGACGGCCTTTGTGGTCGATCACTGCCCGTACATGGCAGAGTCCAGCCGGCAGCTGATTGAGTGTGACATGCTGACCAAAAGCCGCTCGCAGGGGGTGATTCCTCTGGCTCCAGTGTCCAAATCTCTCTGGACGTGTGCCATCGAGTGCTCCATGGAGTACTGCCGCATCCTGTTCGACGTGTACCCCACCTGGAAACTG GTGAACTACATCGTGAGCGATTCTGAGGTTCACATCTTGAACAGCTGGAAGCAGGAGGAACAGAACACACATGAG CTGATGGCAGCTCTGGCAGCTGTTGGGCCTCCAAACCCTCGTCAGGATCCTGAATGCTGCAGCGTCCTGCACGGGCTGGTGGCAGCTGTGGAGTCACTGTGTAAGATCACAGAATATCAGCATGAGTCTCGTACCACTCTGATGGACACAGCTGACAGAGTGGCCAACAGGGGGCGCATCATTTGTCTCACCAATGCTAAAAG tgacaCTCATGTCAGAATGCTGGAGGACTGTGTGCTGGAAACCATTCAGGATCAAAACAAACGGGCAGCAGGATCTGACAG ACTGATGCCAATTCAGCAGTGTGAGCTTGTGCTGGTCCACATCTATCCTCAAGGTGAAGAGACTCTGGTCTCAGATCGGCAAAAGAAAGAG CTCTCGTCGGTGTTGAGCAGCGAGGTTCACAGTGTGCGAGCTGGACGGTATCTAGCCACTAAACTGAATGTGCTGGTTCAGCAGCACTTTGATTTggcctccaccaccatcacaaACATCCCCATGAAG gAGGAACAGCATGCCAACACTTCAGCAAATTACGACGTTGAGCTTCTTCACCATCGAGATGCTCATATGGAATTTATCAAGAGTG GTGATTTGCACATGGCCGGCAGCACCAGCAGAGACAGTGGGCTGAAGGAAACCGTCACTCTCAAATGGTGCACTCCACGCACCAACAGTGTAG aactgCATTACTGCACAGGGGCCTATCGCATTTCTCCAGTTGACGTTAACAGCAGGCCATCTTCCTGCCTTACCAATTTCCTGTTGaatg GTCGCTCTGTGCTGCTAGAGCAGCCTCGCAAGTCAGGGTCAAAGGTCATCAGTCACATGTTGAGCAGCCATGGAGGAGAAATCTTTCTGCATGTTCTGAACAGCACACGCTCCACATTGGAGGATCCACCCTCCATCAGCGAGGGCTGCGGTGGACGAGTGACGGATTACCGCATCACC GACTTCGGTGAGTTTATGCGTGAGAATCGTCTGACTCCATTCCCAGACTCCATGATAAATGCAGCAGGCAGAACTCCAGTCGAGAGAGCCAAATCTCAACTTGAGCGATACACACGATACTGGCCAATGATCATCTCCCAGACTACCATCTTCAACATGCAGGCG gTGGTACCATTAGCTAACCTCATAGTGAAGGACACTCTAACAGATGAAGATGTGCTGACCTGTCAGAAAACCGTCTATAATCTTGTTGATATGGAGAGGAAGAGTGACCCTCTGCCCATCTCAACTGTAGGCTCCAGAGGAAAAGGACCTAAACG TGACGAGCAGTATCGAATCATGTGGAATGAGTTGGAGACGTTGGTAAAGGCGCACGTGGGCACCAGTGAGCGGCACCAGCGTGTGCTTGACTGTATCGGTGCTTGCCGGAGCAAACCACCAGAGGAGgaggaaaggaaaaaaagaggaagaaagagagatGACAAAGAGGACAAAACTGAGAAAAATGGCAAGGACACCGAGGAAAAGGGCTGGACCACAGACTCCGAGAG GCTGAAAGGAGTAATGGAACGAGAGAAGGATGAACCGAGTGAATGTGAGATCATCAAAGATTCACCAGATTCTCCGGAGCCCCTGAACAAGAAACCTCGCTTAGCTACAGAGGAGCAACAGCCTCCAGAGAAATCTAAAG GTCCTGTGTCTCTCCTCACCCTTTGGACTAATAGAATCACTCAAGCCAACTCCAGGAAGCATCAGGAGTTTGCAGGAAGATTAAGTTCAGTCAATAACAAGGCTGAACTTTACCagcatctgaaagaagaaaatgg gaTGGATGTTCATGAGAATGGAAAAGCCACCAGATGA
- the LOC132105856 gene encoding ras association domain-containing protein 8-like isoform X1, with protein MRGMELKVWVDGVQRIVCGVTEVTTCQEVVIALAQAIGRTGRYTLIEKWHETERHLAPNENPVVSLNKWGQYASDVQLVLQRTGPSLSERPTSDTSEMTPERSLYRQSLPPLAKLRPIANDRSLKRREPKRKSLTFTGGAKGLREIFGKNREGEAKQRTVNTNRSSTPAPTQELSRLVQLQKDKLHILEQKLQHCETELQRQLTEEEEEELVKLEQQVRRNEVEMKEHDFWENELKLEQDNERQLREQLQELRSRVQECEEQLGEYLARIQCMEAGLDAERLKQELIETRLADEMEVRSRLDKACAELDIQVQQAARLESSCRAVELSLGQSNIRLQEREQELEQLTKQLRQVNLQQFIQQTGTKVTVLPADPGEEEANTESENQSGSLKRLGSARQLPADLRALQSPLNTTFNSEGIYV; from the exons ATGAGAGGCATGGAACTGAAGGTATGGGTGGATGGAGTGCAGCGCATTGTCTGCGGGGTCACAGAAGTCACCACATGTCAAGAGGTTGTTATCGCTTTGGCCCAAGCAATAG GGCGGACAGGTCGCTACACGCTGATTGAAAAATGGCACGAGACAGAGAGGCACCTGGCCCCCAATGAGAATCCTGTGGTTTCACTGAATAAGTGGGGTCAGTACGCTAGTGATGTGCAGTTGGTGCTTCAACGTACAGGCCCATCTCTGAGTGAGCGCCCCACCTCAGACACCTCTGAAATGACCCCAGAGCGCAGCTTATACCGCCAAAGTCTCCCTCCCTTGGCAAAGCTACGCCCCATAGCCAACGACCGTTCCCTCAAACGTCGCGAACCAAAACGCAAGTCTCTCACTTTCACCGGTGGTGCCAAGGGGTTACGTGAGATCTTCGGGAAGAATCGTGAGGGTGAGGCCAAACAGAGAACAGTAAATACAAACCGCAGCAGCACTCCAGCCCCTACACAGGAGCTGTCCCGCCTGGTGCAGTTGCAGAAGGACAAGTTGCACATCCTAGAGCAGAAACTGCAACACTGCGAGACTGAGTTGCAGCGGCAATTAAcggaggaagaagaagaggagctGGTCAAACTAGAGCAGCAGGTCCGCAGGAATGAGGTGGAGATGAAAGAGCATGATTTCTGGGAGAATGAGTTGAAGCTTGAGCAGGACAATGAGAGACAACTTCGTGAGCAACTGCAGGAACTGCGCAGCCGTGTACAGGAGTGCGAGGAGCAGCTGGGAGAGTACCTAGCACGTATTCAGTGCATGGAAGCAGGGCTGGATGCAGAGCGCCTGAAACAAGAGCTGATAGAGACCCGGCTAGCAGATGAAATGGAAGTCCGGTCACGACTGGACAAGGCTTGTGCCGAGCTAGACATACAGGTGCAGCAGGCTGCAAGACTGGAGAGCAGCTGCAGAGCTGTGGAGCTTTCACTTGGGCAGTCAAACATCAGGCTACAG GAGAGGGAGCAGGAGCTGGAACAGTTAACTAAGCAGCTGAGGCAGGTGAACCTTCAACAGTTTATTCAACAGACTGGCACCAAAGTAACAGTTCTACCAGCAGACCCTGGTGAGGAGGAAGCTAACACAG AGTCAGAAAATCAGTCTGGATCTCTGAAGCGGCTTGGATCAGCTCGACAACTTCCCGCTGACCTACGAGCTCTGCAGAGCCCGCTGAACACGACCTTTAACTCAGAAGGCATCTACGTCTGA
- the LOC132105856 gene encoding ras association domain-containing protein 8-like isoform X2 gives MRGMELKVWVDGVQRIVCGVTEVTTCQEVVIALAQAIGRTGRYTLIEKWHETERHLAPNENPVVSLNKWGQYASDVQLVLQRTGPSLSERPTSDTSEMTPERSLYRQSLPPLAKLRPIANDRSLKRREPKRKSLTFTGGAKGLREIFGKNREGEAKQRTVNTNRSSTPAPTQELSRLVQLQKDKLHILEQKLQHCETELQRQLTEEEEEELVKLEQQVRRNEVEMKEHDFWENELKLEQDNERQLREQLQELRSRVQECEEQLGEYLARIQCMEAGLDAERLKQELIETRLADEMEVRSRLDKACAELDIQVQQAARLESSCRAVELSLGQSNIRLQEREQELEQLTKQLRQVNLQQFIQQTGTKVTVLPADPESENQSGSLKRLGSARQLPADLRALQSPLNTTFNSEGIYV, from the exons ATGAGAGGCATGGAACTGAAGGTATGGGTGGATGGAGTGCAGCGCATTGTCTGCGGGGTCACAGAAGTCACCACATGTCAAGAGGTTGTTATCGCTTTGGCCCAAGCAATAG GGCGGACAGGTCGCTACACGCTGATTGAAAAATGGCACGAGACAGAGAGGCACCTGGCCCCCAATGAGAATCCTGTGGTTTCACTGAATAAGTGGGGTCAGTACGCTAGTGATGTGCAGTTGGTGCTTCAACGTACAGGCCCATCTCTGAGTGAGCGCCCCACCTCAGACACCTCTGAAATGACCCCAGAGCGCAGCTTATACCGCCAAAGTCTCCCTCCCTTGGCAAAGCTACGCCCCATAGCCAACGACCGTTCCCTCAAACGTCGCGAACCAAAACGCAAGTCTCTCACTTTCACCGGTGGTGCCAAGGGGTTACGTGAGATCTTCGGGAAGAATCGTGAGGGTGAGGCCAAACAGAGAACAGTAAATACAAACCGCAGCAGCACTCCAGCCCCTACACAGGAGCTGTCCCGCCTGGTGCAGTTGCAGAAGGACAAGTTGCACATCCTAGAGCAGAAACTGCAACACTGCGAGACTGAGTTGCAGCGGCAATTAAcggaggaagaagaagaggagctGGTCAAACTAGAGCAGCAGGTCCGCAGGAATGAGGTGGAGATGAAAGAGCATGATTTCTGGGAGAATGAGTTGAAGCTTGAGCAGGACAATGAGAGACAACTTCGTGAGCAACTGCAGGAACTGCGCAGCCGTGTACAGGAGTGCGAGGAGCAGCTGGGAGAGTACCTAGCACGTATTCAGTGCATGGAAGCAGGGCTGGATGCAGAGCGCCTGAAACAAGAGCTGATAGAGACCCGGCTAGCAGATGAAATGGAAGTCCGGTCACGACTGGACAAGGCTTGTGCCGAGCTAGACATACAGGTGCAGCAGGCTGCAAGACTGGAGAGCAGCTGCAGAGCTGTGGAGCTTTCACTTGGGCAGTCAAACATCAGGCTACAG GAGAGGGAGCAGGAGCTGGAACAGTTAACTAAGCAGCTGAGGCAGGTGAACCTTCAACAGTTTATTCAACAGACTGGCACCAAAGTAACAGTTCTACCAGCAGACCCTG AGTCAGAAAATCAGTCTGGATCTCTGAAGCGGCTTGGATCAGCTCGACAACTTCCCGCTGACCTACGAGCTCTGCAGAGCCCGCTGAACACGACCTTTAACTCAGAAGGCATCTACGTCTGA